Sequence from the Penaeus vannamei isolate JL-2024 chromosome 41, ASM4276789v1, whole genome shotgun sequence genome:
tgtgtgtgtgtgtgtgtgtgtgtgtgtgtgtgtgtgtgtgtgtgtgtatgccctgacgaagcaatagcgaaaaggccttcggcatattcgtgtgttttcttgtccttcccttcgttgttcctgttgcaatctgttcgtcatgaattccacatatatatgtatgtatgtttgtatatatgtatatatatacatttacatatatacatatatatatatatatatatatatatatatatatgtatatatatatatatatatatatatatatatatatatatataaatagacatatatatatatatatatatatatatatatatatatatatatatatatatatatatatatatatatatatatatatatatatatatatatatatatacataaatatatatatatatatatacacatatatatgtatatacatatatatgtatatacacacacaaacacacacacacacacacacatatatatatatatatatatatatatatatatatatatatatatatatatatatatatatatatatatatatatatatatatatatatatatatatatatatatatatatatatataaaggggcaTAACCAGAGCAGCTGCAACTCATCCACCTGCGCAGTGTGGCGAAGTCAACCTCGATAACCCATTACAAGAGGCACCAAGGCCCCGCAGGAGGCAGCCGTCCCCCAAGGAATCGCCTGGACAAAAGAAACCTCACAATGCCAAATGTGTTTAGAAAATAACGAATCGATGTTACCTCTCGACAATCAAGACTATTTTCTGCATTCGGGACAAGGATTTCTTTTCAGGATGTGTATTGCAGCGGTCTTGATGCAGTTGGCTTCTGACATCATCGCAAGTGAATCATCTGATTGCTTCTGATTTATCTGACACATGGTGATGAAAAATAACTGCTGATAGGCCAAAGTCacatttgcacatacatacattcacacacacacatatatgtatatatatatatatatatatatatatatatatatatatatatatatatatatatatatatatatatatatatatatatatatatatatatatatatatgcacatatgtatatgtatgtatgtataaatatagaaattgatacacacacatacacacatacacacacacacacacacccatacatatatacatatataaataaataaataaataaataaataaataaataaataaatatatatatatatatatatatacatacatacatacatatatatatatatatatatatatatatatatatatatatatatatatatatatatactcatacatatatgtatatatatatatatatatatatatatatatatatatatatatatatatatacacatatatatatgcaaattcttACTCAAACGTTCCAAAACaacgcaaatgcacacatacacacgcggtaAATACCCGGCCCTCCCTCCTCACATTCATGCATATCAGATGTTGCATTTGGTAGCACCTCGGAtggctcaccccccctccccccccccccccccccccacccccgctgcgAGCAAAGCCTTGAAGGAATAATGTTTTTCCTTTGATCTCGCCGCCGCCCTCCTCTCCGCGAATATGCAGGCGCCTCTTCCAGGAAATtctattttctcttgtcttctctgacCAAAATGTAACTATTCTTAAATGCGGCTTTTCTTATCGGCGACGACACAggaaggcacaaacacacacacagactgaatgtgtgtgtgtatatatatatatatatatatatatatatatatatatatatatatatatatttatatatatatatatatatatatacatatatatatatatatatatatatatatatatatatatatatatatatatatatatatacacacacacacacacacacacacacacacacacacacacacacacacacacacacacacacacacacacacacacacacacacacacatatatatatatatatatatatatatatacatatatatatatatatatatatatatatatatatatatatatatatatatatatatatatatatatatatatatagagagagagagggagagaaagagagagagagagagagagagagagaaaataaatagaaaaaaataagtctAAAAATGTCATGTCTTGTGAAATTATACCTGACGCAAAATCCATGTTATTTCCATCGGtaaaataaagattattttttttttccttttgttttcaatttttgtATCAAATAGAAATCGGAATCACAtcgaatataatcattatatatttcttttctcaaaaaagaagaaagaaagaaagaaagaaaaaagaaagaaaaatagaaaaaaagaaaaatatacatacatatatatatacatgcatacatacatatatatatatatatatatatatatatatatatatatatatatatatatatatatatatatatatatatatatataagccatttCAAATTAAGCCATATCTATGCAACTTATATAATCCTACATCCTACATCCTACTCTATAGTAGTGAAAGGAAGTAGAAAATCAAATTAAGTGCTGTTACTATTAATATGTACAGcagtaatgatactagcaatactGATGCTATTAAGtactctctattatatatatatatatatatatatatatatatatatatatatatatatatgtgtgtgtgtgtgtgtgtgtgtgtgtgtgtgtgtgtgtgtgtgtgtgtgtgtgtgtgtgtgtgtgtgtatgtgtgtgtgtgtgtgtgggtgtgtgtgtgtgtgtgtgtgtgtgtgtgtgtgtgtgtgtgtgtgtctgtgtgtgtgtgtgtgcgtgtgtgtgtgtgtgtgtgtgtatgataatgataaaatgataaaagcaatgctGATACTACGTGTGTAGTTATATTCATgatggcaacaatgatgatgactcaATAATAGAagcaacaatcatgataatgataataatgatgatgatgataacaatgatgattataattacaatgataatgataacggaagtgttaatgataatggagatactgtgtattatattgataatgcaaAATAAGAGTAGTACTGGTACCACTGttgattatcatgatgaaaaatgataacaataataatgatgatgatgataataaggataataataaaagcaatactactactactactgatgatgataatgatgatgatactactactactactaacaacaacaacaacaacaacaatgataataatcatgttaacagaaattataaatacaacgaaaataatgataactgtaatgatgttaataatattaatagtagtaacaacaacaataatgataataataatcacaacattaataacaataatgataatcctattaACGATActttaaataacaataacaaaaacaacaatgacaaaagtataaagaacaataatagcaataacaacatcaacaataataacaacaataatctcaacaatcacaaagaaaaaaaagaaaaagaccacaAGCACCTATCCCCTTTGCAAAGATGAAAGCCGCCCCACGCTCGCATTTGTTACACCCGAGTATCGTCTGCTGGGTGAAGCATGTGTAAGGAGGTCCATTGCTGTAAAACGTAGGAGGAGTTTGGAGAAATAGTTTGAGAAAATATTTGgattaaggaaaggaggaggaggtggaggaggagggggggggtaaagaggaggaggaggaggaggtggaggaggggggtaaagaggaggaggagtaggtggaggatggtgatggtggtggtggtgatgatggtgatggtggtggtggtgatggtgatgatgatgatgatgatgatgatgatgatgatgatgatgatgatgatgatgatgatgatgatgatgatgatgaggaggaggaggaggaggaggaagaggaagaggggaggaggaggaggagatgaagaaagtatATTTAGtttaagaataaggaaaaatatgatgaaaaaaaaaacaataccaagaattaaaaagaaagaaagaaagctcctgttataaaggataaaaaaggagaaaaaaaatgaggaagatgtatgaatgagaataaacttCACAGTTCAGTTGATGCATTTGTCAAGGACGCGTCAAGCGGCATGAGGTTATAAATCCATATcactatttgtattttctttttttcacacttaaaaaaatatattacctttttttttcttcagaaatgCCAGAACGAAATCGAGGATATGACAGAGTCAAGGGTTAATCTTCACGAATAGAAACTGACAGAAAAGCTTGACATGTGACAATGAACCTTAATGAGTATTTTCCTAAGTTCATTTTTGTTAACAATTTCATAATATCCTTATTTATCATCaaggttattgtcattattagcattttcattattatctatttcatcattatcattattattaccgttattattatcatcattatcattataatattatcattatcatcattatcattataatattatcattatcatcattatcattattaataatattatcattatcatcatcatcattattattattgttatcattactatcgttattattattactattgttttcattatcatcattattgctattattatcaatgagtatccattattatcattactattactattgttattaccatcattattattataatcgttactctcattatcatttatctattattatcattatcatcatcatcaaggaccTGCTTTAGGACATAACAAAGGCAGGGAATCCTTCGacctgaggaggagggggatttttTACCCGAAAAGTAGAAATGGTATATCTTGTAGTGGGaacctcgtgttttttttctttctctctttctttctgtgtctgtctgtctctgtctctctgtatctatctctgtctctctctgtgtctgtgcctgtctctgtctctctctgtgtctgtgcctgtctctgtctctctctgtgtctgtgcctgtctctgtctctctctgtgtctgtctgtctgtctctctctttctttctctcaaatatttacaaatatatggatgaattgacaagaaaataaatacatcaaaaaAGACTAATAAAAAAAGCCTATTTCGTAAAGCAAATTGCACAGAGTGTTGCAATTAACGGATTATATCGAACGTGGCGCCACATCGTGTTTGGCGGGATCTGGagttaatatttcttattattgggTCTCACCTGTTGGCCTTTTCGAACGGTGGGAAACGGTtcttaaatgtaaatatatactttttcgtTTATCAGTTTGTGTAGTTTtctgtcttatctatttatttagaaattaactttatgttttatttttgggATTAAGGTATGGCGGGACTATATTGCAATCATTacttaatgttttatttatttattctttttttctaattttaggcTCGTTGTTGTCTATTGATTTCATACAGTGCTTtccacatattaaaaaaaaatctatttctagTCTTCTTAGAGCATTAAATCTATCACAATAATTACATGAAATAACAAAGGCacaagtaagaggaagaggaagaaacaaagaaaaagataatgatgaagaagaaagaattggCAGACATTATTGAACTCTTGGAATAGACACGTATTTTTGTCCCACATCATGAAACCTTATTGGGAAGAAGAAAACTTGATATATAAAATCTGAACTTCGTTTCACAAACTTGTCTAAAGATATAACGAAATTGAAAGCACATCCGTTTTCACTCACATGACTTGAGTAATATTGTGACAGAAATGATGCTCTAGAGACAGGCATACGTTATCTCGCGAGAAAGTGTGGGTCCGGGACTGACCTCGCGAGGAAGTGTGGGTCCGGGGCTGACCTAAAGAGAAAGTGTGGGTCCGGGACTGACCTAAAAAGAAAGTGTAGGTCCGGGACTGACCCAAAGAGAAAGTGTGGGTCCGGGACTGACCTAAAAAGAAAGTGTAGGTCCGGGACTGACCCAAAGAGAAAGTGTGGGTCCGGGACTGACCTCGCGAGAGAGTGTGGGTCCGGGGCTGACCTAAAAAGAAAGTGTAGGTCCGGGACTGACCCAAAGAGAAAGTGTGGGTCCGGGACTGACCTAAAAAGAAAGTGTAGGTCCGGGACTGACCCAAAGAGAAAGTGTGGGTCCGGGACTGACCTCGCGAGAGAGTGTGGGTCCGGGGCTGACCTAAAGAGAAAGTGTGGGTCCGGGACTGACCTAAAAAGAAAGTGTAGGTCCGGGACTGACCCAAAGAGAAAGTGTGGGTCCGGGACTGACCTCGCGAGAGAGTGTGGGTCCGGGGCTGACCTAAAGAGAAAGTGTGGGTCCGGGACTGACCTCGCGAGAGAGTGTGGGTCCGGGGCTGACCTAAAGAGAAAGTGTGGGTCTGGGACTGACCTAAAGAGAAAGTGTAGGTCCGGGACTGACCTAAAGAGAAAGTGTGGGTCCTGGACTGACCTAAAGATAAAGTGTAGATCCGGGACTGACCTGAAGAGAAAGTGTGGGTCCGGGACTGACCTCGCGAGAAAGTGTGGGTCCGGGACTGACCTAAAGAGAAAGTGTGGGTCCGGGGCTGACCTAAAGAGAAAGTGTGGGTCCGGGACTGACCTAAAAAGAAAGTGTAGGTCCGGGACTGACCCAAAGAGAAAGTGTGGGTCCGAGACTGACCTCGCGAGAAAGTGTGGGTCCGAGACTGACCTCGCGAGAAAGTGTGGGTCCGGGGCTGACCTAAAGACAAAGTGTGGGTCTGGGACTGACCTAAAGAGAAAGTGTAGGTTCGGGACTGACCTCGCGAGAAAGTGTGAGTCCGGGACTGACTTGAAGAAAAAGTGTGGGTCCGGGACTGACCtaaagagaaagtgtgggcccggagcTGACCTAAGGGAAAAGTGTCAGAGAGGCCCGATGATATTTGTTTAAGAAAACCGAGATTTTCGAAAAATTGTGGGTCATTTCTGTACCTAATAATTTGCTTTTATACTtggtgtgaagaagaagaagaagaagaagaagaagaaagagagagagagagagagagggagagaaacagatagaaagagacataaaatAGCTTGCATCAAATATTAATCATCAATAAAATGAAAGACACTGCTTCATTATCATCGACGAGACTTCAAAGGTTCAAAacctaacaataacaaacaaggaCAGCAATGAAAAGACCATATAAAAACGAAGGGGATAATCTCCTGGATTTTAGgataacaaacaagcaaacaaaacctaCTCTAAACTCTAAAAAGAACGTCTCACTGGATCCTATAATCCATTCACACGTAAGCACCTGAcgccaagaataaaaaaaaaaaaaaatgaaaaaaggttcAACACAGGCACTAAATTGAGATTACATTAATGGACGTAGGACGAGGGTAGAGGCTAATGTCATTACGGGGAAGAAACACGTGTGAAATGATCAAAGGGGACCCTGTTATTGAATAATGAATTGACTAACACAAGCGTGAGATTCCGTTTCAAGGAAGCCTGGATTTTGGAAAGGGCTGTTGGTAGGTGCTGGGTTGTCAGGCTCGCGAACTCCGATGTAGAATGTCTgaatcgctgttgttgttgtgtctgtCCAGTGAAAATGTAGGGAATGAAGAAAATATATTCGGTTGTGACTATCTGGGTTGTTTTTTTGTCCGCATGAAAACGAAATACGATGGAAAAAGTTGTCAACATTACGAAGCGAGGCGTACATACACACGAAAAGCCTTAAAATAACCACTTTTCAAAACATAGATATgttttgacagagagagagagagagtgagagagagagagaaagagagagagagagagagagagagagagagagagagaaagagagagagagagagagagagagacagagaaagagagagagagagagagagagagagagagagagagagagagagagagagagggaaagagagagagagagggagagagagagagagagagggaaagagcgagaaagagaaagagtgggagagagaaagagtgagagagagtgagacagagagagagaaagagaatcagccGAAAAACATTTACAGAATAAAATAATACTCACTGACGCCATGATTGCCTGCTTTCAGTCAAGTTAACTCTGTAAATAGGCGTGTATTTGTGTCCCAAATTATAGCTCATAATTGGGAAAGAGAAGACTCGAAACGGAAAGTTATTTCACAAACTCGTCCAAAACTCTAACGAAACATTACAAGCGCATCCGTTTTCCATCCACTTGGCTTAAGTGACACTAAGTGGCAGAAAAAAAAGCAACAGGAAGTGTTCGTCCAGGACTGACCTcgcgagaaagtgtgggcccgagagTGACCTcgcgagaaagtgtgggcccgagagTGACCTcgcgagaaagtgtgggcccgagagTGACCTcgcgagaaagtgtgggcccgggactGACTTCGCAAGAAAGTGTGGGTCCAGGAATGACCTCGcaagaaagtgtgggcccggactGTTTTAAAGAAAACGTGTGGGCTCGGACTGACCTAAGGAGAACTGACCTGAACTAAAGTGACTTCGCGAGAAAGTGTGGACCCGGTACTAACATCGCGAGAAAGTGTTTTTCAAGGACTGGCCTCACGAGGAATTGTGGGTCCGGAACTGACTTAAAGAGAAAGTGTGGGGCCGGGGCTGATCTAAAGAAAGGAATGATGATtcttaaaacaacaaaaag
This genomic interval carries:
- the LOC138860494 gene encoding putative per-hexamer repeat protein 5 yields the protein MKAAPRSHLLHPSIVCWVKHVNDALETGIRYLARKCGSGTDLARKCGSGADLKRKCGSGTDLKRKCRSGTDPKRKCGSGTDLKRKCRSGTDPKRKCGSGTDLARECGSGADLKRKCRSGTDPKRKCGSGTDLKRKCRSGTDPKRKCGSGTDLARECGSGADLKRKCGSGTDLKRKCRSGTDPKRKCGSGTDLARECGSGADLKRKCGSGTDLARECGSGADLKRKCGSGTDLKRKCRSGTDLKRKCGSWTDLKIKCRSGTDLKRKCGSGTDLARKCGSGTDLKRKCGSGADLKRKCGSGTDLKRKCRSGTDPKRKCGSETDLARKCGSETDLARKCGSGADLKTKCGSGTDLKRKCRFGTDLARKCESGTDLKKKCGSGTDLKRKCGPGADLREKCQRGPMIFV